The following proteins come from a genomic window of Nyctibius grandis isolate bNycGra1 chromosome 35, bNycGra1.pri, whole genome shotgun sequence:
- the SYDE1 gene encoding rho GTPase-activating protein SYDE1 isoform X3, translated as MAEPLLRRTFSRLRGRDRPRGKKPEGKDREHPPPSPDSPVDPEAASAEPVPAASRKQNWAHFSCGGRDDRRPLPPKTSSEPADTGEPDLATSNPRLGIEPPGEEDVEPAEEAEAVNGSGELGGAGRSPGHGAYLQSLERSSRHWVLSSVKGPGLDEPGGGAEADAGAAGGSEGKIWYNPIPEDEDPQPGSSWKTWGEGSRDAERGHGGESPLKMGWEDPASSGPHSGTAPALPGRGEEPGARRTQACGKMPIPCVSSGTGLTTPSPPASPKKGRSLTKMKSPGTVRRLSMKMKKLPELRRKLSLRSPRPRGQEGGGTSPSETRKESSNVISRYHLDSSVASQPGLPRVKAAGKGGYLSDGDSPELLAKAGAHAEPEDGENGLDVGAFQPYSCGEVPPRCRQPISGLVSVHLHGVRDLKPPRAEAREVFCVLQVDAANRARTALLPCKTAFLGLNHTFNLELEGARHLKVIIFSWDPTSCRNRLCCHGTVVLPHIFRGCRAQQLAVQLQPRGVLYSKFTLVEQWEGPGEREARVFGVELGQLVEREKAATKVPLLIQKCVAEIEKRGLKVVGLYRLCGSAAVKKELRDAFERDSTAVTLSEQLYPDINVITGILKDYLRELPTPLITPTLYHVVLEAMAKRSPRTPPGERDAVTLLDCLPDVEKATLTRLLDHLSLVASFHDFNRMNSQNIAVCFGPVLLTQNQEPRHTGTSIGTGTRSYTHSEDIASAVDFKRHIEVLHYLLQAWPGEQAPRSAPAPPLGEGAQPPCPKHQRGPPLCLDLLESAVVARHRPRGPESPPSNRYAGDWSICDHQFLLVPGTASDTDYDEVAEGDNETGVPVRRSPHRRTLFVADFALGEEPEAPFGPRLNLKDFDALILDLERELAKQINVCL; from the exons ATGGCGGAGCCGCTGCTGCGACGAACCTTCTCCCGCCTGAGGGGCCGCGACCGGCCGCGCGGGAAGAAGCCGGAGGGCAAGGACAGAG aGCATCCCCCGCCGAGCCCCGACTCTCCGGTGGACCCCGAAGCGGCATCGGCGGAGCCGGTGCCTGCAGCATCCCGCAAGCAGAACTGGGCCCATTTCTCCTGCGGCGGCCGTGACGACAGGCGGCCGTTGCCTCCCAAAACCTCCTCGGAGCCAGCGGACACCGGCGAGCCAGACCTTGCCACCAGCAACCCCCGGCTTGGCATCGAACCACCCGGCGAGGAGGACGTGGAGCCGGCGGAGGAAGCCGAGGCGGTGAACGGCTCTGGGGAGCTTGGTGGTGCCGGTAGGAGCCCTGGGCACGGCGCTTACCTGCAGAGCTTGGAACGGAGCAGCCGGCACTGGGTGCTGTCATCAGTGAAGGGCCCAGGGCTGGATGAGCCCGGCGGTGGAGCTGAGGCGGATGCCGGCGCTGCCGGTGGCAGCGAGGGCAAGATCTGGTACAACCCCATCCCTGAAGATGAGGATCCCCAGCCTGGGAGCTCCTGGAAGACGTGGGGCGAAGGGAGCCGCGACGCTGAGAGGGGCCATGGTGGGGAGTCCCCCCTGAAGATGGGTTGGGAAGACCCCGCGAGCTCCGGACCCCACAGCGGCACGGCTCCAGCACTGCCTGGCCGAGGAGAGGAGCCGGGAGCCAGGAGGACCCAGGCTTGTG GGAAGATGCCGATCCCATGCGTGAGCTCAGGGACAGGGTTGACCACCCCCTCACCACCCGCCAGCCCCAAAAAGGGCCGTTCACTCACCAAAATGAAATCCCCGGGTACCGTTCGACGCCTTTCCATGAAGATGAAGAAACTGCCGGAATTACGGAGGAAGCTGAGCCTACGCAGCCCTCGGCCCCGGGGCCAAGAGGGTGGTGGCACGTCACCCTCCGAAACCCGCAAGGAATCCAGCAACGTCATCAGCCGCTATCACTTAGACAGCAGCGTGGCTTCCCAACCGGGGTTGCCACGAGTCAAAGCGGCTGGTAAAGGCGGCTACTTGAGCGATGGTGactccccagagctgctggctaAAGCCGGGGCGCATGCTGAACCGGAGGATGGGGAAAACGGGCTGGATGTGGGCGCTTTCCAGCCCTACAGCTGCGGGGAGGTGCCGCCGCGGTGCAGGCAGCCCATCTCCGGGTTGGTGAGCGTTCATCTTCACGGCGTACGGGACCTGAAGCCGCCGCGAGCCGAAGCCCGGGAGGTTTTCTGCGTCTTGCAGGTGGACGCGGCTAACCGGGCTCGCACGGCTTTGCTACCCTGTAAGACGGCGTTCCTCGGCCTCAACCATACCTTTAACCTGGAGCTCGAAGGTGCCCGGCATCTCAAGGTGATCATTTTCTCCTGGGATCCCACCTCCTGCCGCAACCGTCTCTGCTGCCACGGCACCGTGGTCCTGCCCCACATCTTCAGAG GTTGCCGGGCTCAGCAGCTGGCGGTACAGTTGCAACCCCGCGGTGTCCTCTACTCCAAATTCACTTTGGTGGAGCAGTGGGAAGGTCCTGGTGAGCGAGAAGCCCGTGTTTTCGGCGTGGAACTGGGCCAGCTGGTAGAGAGGGAGAAGGCAGCCACCAAAGTGCCCCTGCTCATCCAGAAATGCGTGGCCGAGATAGAGAAACGAGGGCTGAAG GTGGTGGGGTTGTACCGGCTCTGCGGCTCGGCCGCTGTCAAGAAGGAGCTCCGCGATGCCTTCGAGAGGGACAGCACAGCCGTGACGCTCTCGGAGCAGCTCTACCCGGACATCAACGTCATCACAG GGATCCTCAAGGATTACCTACGAGAGCTGCCAACGCCGCTCATCACCCCCACGCTCTACCATGTCGTCCTGGAGGCCATGGCCAAGCGATCCCCTCGGACCCCCCCGGGAGAGCGGGACGCTGTCACCCTACTCGACTGCCTGCCCGACGTCGAGAAG GCCACGCTGACGCGGCTCCTGGACCACCTCAGCTTGGTGGCCTCCTTCCACGACTTCAACCGCATGAACTCGCAGAACATTGCTGTCTGCTTCGGGCCCGTCCTGCTCACCCAAAACCAGGAACCCCGGCACACCGGTACCAGCATCGGCACCGGCACCCGCAGCTACACCCACAGCGAGGACATCGCCAGCGCTGTTGACTTCAAGAGGCACATCGAGGTGCTGCATTACCTGCTGCAGGCCTGGCCGGGTGAGCAAG CCCCccgctcagccccagcccccccacTTGGGGAGGGGGCTCAGCCACCTTGCCCTAAGCACCAGCGAGGGCCACCGCTGTGCCTGGACCTGCTGGAGAGCGCGGTGGTGGCCCGGCACCGTCCCCGAGGACCAGAGAGCCCCCCCAGCAACCGCTATGCCGGCGACTGGAGCATCTGCGACCACCAATTCCTCCTGGTACCTGGCACGGCCAGCGACACAGACTACGACGAGGTGGCAGAGGGTGACAACGAGACCGGGGTGCCAGTGCGGCGGTCCCCGCACCGGCGGACCCTCTTTGTGGCTGACTTCGCCCTGGGCGAGGAGCCCGAGGCGCCCTTTGGCCCCCGCCTCAACCTCAAGGACTTCGACGCGCTTATCCTTGACCTCGAGCGGGAGCTCGCCAAGCAGATCAACGTCTGCCTGTGA
- the SYDE1 gene encoding rho GTPase-activating protein SYDE1 isoform X4 has protein sequence MAEPLLRRTFSRLRGRDRPRGKKPEGKDREHPPPSPDSPVDPEAASAEPVPAASRKQNWAHFSCGGRDDRRPLPPKTSSEPADTGEPDLATSNPRLGIEPPGEEDVEPAEEAEAVNGSGELGGAGRSPGHGAYLQSLERSSRHWVLSSVKGPGLDEPGGGAEADAGAAGGSEGKIWYNPIPEDEDPQPGSSWKTWGEGSRDAERGHGGESPLKMGWEDPASSGPHSGTAPALPGRGEEPGARRTQACGKMPIPCVSSGTGLTTPSPPASPKKGRSLTKMKSPGTVRRLSMKMKKLPELRRKLSLRSPRPRGQEGGGTSPSETRKESSNVISRYHLDSSVASQPGLPRVKAAGKGGYLSDGDSPELLAKAGAHAEPEDGENGLDVGAFQPYSCGEVPPRCRQPISGLVSVHLHGVRDLKPPRAEAREVFCVLQVDAANRARTALLPCKTAFLGLNHTFNLELEGARHLKVIIFSWDPTSCRNRLCCHGTVVLPHIFRGCRAQQLAVQLQPRGVLYSKFTLVEQWEGPGEREARVFGVELGQLVEREKAATKVPLLIQKCVAEIEKRGLKVVGLYRLCGSAAVKKELRDAFERDSTAVTLSEQLYPDINVITGILKDYLRELPTPLITPTLYHVVLEAMAKRSPRTPPGERDAVTLLDCLPDVEKATLTRLLDHLSLVASFHDFNRMNSQNIAVCFGPVLLTQNQEPRHTGTSIGTGTRSYTHSEDIASAVDFKRHIEVLHYLLQAWPAPRSAPAPPLGEGAQPPCPKHQRGPPLCLDLLESAVVARHRPRGPESPPSNRYAGDWSICDHQFLLVPGTASDTDYDEVAEGDNETGVPVRRSPHRRTLFVADFALGEEPEAPFGPRLNLKDFDALILDLERELAKQINVCL, from the exons ATGGCGGAGCCGCTGCTGCGACGAACCTTCTCCCGCCTGAGGGGCCGCGACCGGCCGCGCGGGAAGAAGCCGGAGGGCAAGGACAGAG aGCATCCCCCGCCGAGCCCCGACTCTCCGGTGGACCCCGAAGCGGCATCGGCGGAGCCGGTGCCTGCAGCATCCCGCAAGCAGAACTGGGCCCATTTCTCCTGCGGCGGCCGTGACGACAGGCGGCCGTTGCCTCCCAAAACCTCCTCGGAGCCAGCGGACACCGGCGAGCCAGACCTTGCCACCAGCAACCCCCGGCTTGGCATCGAACCACCCGGCGAGGAGGACGTGGAGCCGGCGGAGGAAGCCGAGGCGGTGAACGGCTCTGGGGAGCTTGGTGGTGCCGGTAGGAGCCCTGGGCACGGCGCTTACCTGCAGAGCTTGGAACGGAGCAGCCGGCACTGGGTGCTGTCATCAGTGAAGGGCCCAGGGCTGGATGAGCCCGGCGGTGGAGCTGAGGCGGATGCCGGCGCTGCCGGTGGCAGCGAGGGCAAGATCTGGTACAACCCCATCCCTGAAGATGAGGATCCCCAGCCTGGGAGCTCCTGGAAGACGTGGGGCGAAGGGAGCCGCGACGCTGAGAGGGGCCATGGTGGGGAGTCCCCCCTGAAGATGGGTTGGGAAGACCCCGCGAGCTCCGGACCCCACAGCGGCACGGCTCCAGCACTGCCTGGCCGAGGAGAGGAGCCGGGAGCCAGGAGGACCCAGGCTTGTG GGAAGATGCCGATCCCATGCGTGAGCTCAGGGACAGGGTTGACCACCCCCTCACCACCCGCCAGCCCCAAAAAGGGCCGTTCACTCACCAAAATGAAATCCCCGGGTACCGTTCGACGCCTTTCCATGAAGATGAAGAAACTGCCGGAATTACGGAGGAAGCTGAGCCTACGCAGCCCTCGGCCCCGGGGCCAAGAGGGTGGTGGCACGTCACCCTCCGAAACCCGCAAGGAATCCAGCAACGTCATCAGCCGCTATCACTTAGACAGCAGCGTGGCTTCCCAACCGGGGTTGCCACGAGTCAAAGCGGCTGGTAAAGGCGGCTACTTGAGCGATGGTGactccccagagctgctggctaAAGCCGGGGCGCATGCTGAACCGGAGGATGGGGAAAACGGGCTGGATGTGGGCGCTTTCCAGCCCTACAGCTGCGGGGAGGTGCCGCCGCGGTGCAGGCAGCCCATCTCCGGGTTGGTGAGCGTTCATCTTCACGGCGTACGGGACCTGAAGCCGCCGCGAGCCGAAGCCCGGGAGGTTTTCTGCGTCTTGCAGGTGGACGCGGCTAACCGGGCTCGCACGGCTTTGCTACCCTGTAAGACGGCGTTCCTCGGCCTCAACCATACCTTTAACCTGGAGCTCGAAGGTGCCCGGCATCTCAAGGTGATCATTTTCTCCTGGGATCCCACCTCCTGCCGCAACCGTCTCTGCTGCCACGGCACCGTGGTCCTGCCCCACATCTTCAGAG GTTGCCGGGCTCAGCAGCTGGCGGTACAGTTGCAACCCCGCGGTGTCCTCTACTCCAAATTCACTTTGGTGGAGCAGTGGGAAGGTCCTGGTGAGCGAGAAGCCCGTGTTTTCGGCGTGGAACTGGGCCAGCTGGTAGAGAGGGAGAAGGCAGCCACCAAAGTGCCCCTGCTCATCCAGAAATGCGTGGCCGAGATAGAGAAACGAGGGCTGAAG GTGGTGGGGTTGTACCGGCTCTGCGGCTCGGCCGCTGTCAAGAAGGAGCTCCGCGATGCCTTCGAGAGGGACAGCACAGCCGTGACGCTCTCGGAGCAGCTCTACCCGGACATCAACGTCATCACAG GGATCCTCAAGGATTACCTACGAGAGCTGCCAACGCCGCTCATCACCCCCACGCTCTACCATGTCGTCCTGGAGGCCATGGCCAAGCGATCCCCTCGGACCCCCCCGGGAGAGCGGGACGCTGTCACCCTACTCGACTGCCTGCCCGACGTCGAGAAG GCCACGCTGACGCGGCTCCTGGACCACCTCAGCTTGGTGGCCTCCTTCCACGACTTCAACCGCATGAACTCGCAGAACATTGCTGTCTGCTTCGGGCCCGTCCTGCTCACCCAAAACCAGGAACCCCGGCACACCGGTACCAGCATCGGCACCGGCACCCGCAGCTACACCCACAGCGAGGACATCGCCAGCGCTGTTGACTTCAAGAGGCACATCGAGGTGCTGCATTACCTGCTGCAGGCCTGGCCGG CCCCccgctcagccccagcccccccacTTGGGGAGGGGGCTCAGCCACCTTGCCCTAAGCACCAGCGAGGGCCACCGCTGTGCCTGGACCTGCTGGAGAGCGCGGTGGTGGCCCGGCACCGTCCCCGAGGACCAGAGAGCCCCCCCAGCAACCGCTATGCCGGCGACTGGAGCATCTGCGACCACCAATTCCTCCTGGTACCTGGCACGGCCAGCGACACAGACTACGACGAGGTGGCAGAGGGTGACAACGAGACCGGGGTGCCAGTGCGGCGGTCCCCGCACCGGCGGACCCTCTTTGTGGCTGACTTCGCCCTGGGCGAGGAGCCCGAGGCGCCCTTTGGCCCCCGCCTCAACCTCAAGGACTTCGACGCGCTTATCCTTGACCTCGAGCGGGAGCTCGCCAAGCAGATCAACGTCTGCCTGTGA
- the SYDE1 gene encoding rho GTPase-activating protein SYDE1 isoform X1: protein MAEPLLRRTFSRLRGRDRPRGKKPEGKDREHPPPSPDSPVDPEAASAEPVPAASRKQNWAHFSCGGRDDRRPLPPKTSSEPADTGEPDLATSNPRLGIEPPGEEDVEPAEEAEAVNGSGELGGAGRSPGHGAYLQSLERSSRHWVLSSVKGPGLDEPGGGAEADAGAAGGSEGKIWYNPIPEDEDPQPGSSWKTWGEGSRDAERGHGGESPLKMGWEDPASSGPHSGTAPALPGRGEEPGARRTQACGECPLDPAVLSPSAAPYGKMPIPCVSSGTGLTTPSPPASPKKGRSLTKMKSPGTVRRLSMKMKKLPELRRKLSLRSPRPRGQEGGGTSPSETRKESSNVISRYHLDSSVASQPGLPRVKAAGKGGYLSDGDSPELLAKAGAHAEPEDGENGLDVGAFQPYSCGEVPPRCRQPISGLVSVHLHGVRDLKPPRAEAREVFCVLQVDAANRARTALLPCKTAFLGLNHTFNLELEGARHLKVIIFSWDPTSCRNRLCCHGTVVLPHIFRGCRAQQLAVQLQPRGVLYSKFTLVEQWEGPGEREARVFGVELGQLVEREKAATKVPLLIQKCVAEIEKRGLKVVGLYRLCGSAAVKKELRDAFERDSTAVTLSEQLYPDINVITGILKDYLRELPTPLITPTLYHVVLEAMAKRSPRTPPGERDAVTLLDCLPDVEKATLTRLLDHLSLVASFHDFNRMNSQNIAVCFGPVLLTQNQEPRHTGTSIGTGTRSYTHSEDIASAVDFKRHIEVLHYLLQAWPGEQAPRSAPAPPLGEGAQPPCPKHQRGPPLCLDLLESAVVARHRPRGPESPPSNRYAGDWSICDHQFLLVPGTASDTDYDEVAEGDNETGVPVRRSPHRRTLFVADFALGEEPEAPFGPRLNLKDFDALILDLERELAKQINVCL, encoded by the exons ATGGCGGAGCCGCTGCTGCGACGAACCTTCTCCCGCCTGAGGGGCCGCGACCGGCCGCGCGGGAAGAAGCCGGAGGGCAAGGACAGAG aGCATCCCCCGCCGAGCCCCGACTCTCCGGTGGACCCCGAAGCGGCATCGGCGGAGCCGGTGCCTGCAGCATCCCGCAAGCAGAACTGGGCCCATTTCTCCTGCGGCGGCCGTGACGACAGGCGGCCGTTGCCTCCCAAAACCTCCTCGGAGCCAGCGGACACCGGCGAGCCAGACCTTGCCACCAGCAACCCCCGGCTTGGCATCGAACCACCCGGCGAGGAGGACGTGGAGCCGGCGGAGGAAGCCGAGGCGGTGAACGGCTCTGGGGAGCTTGGTGGTGCCGGTAGGAGCCCTGGGCACGGCGCTTACCTGCAGAGCTTGGAACGGAGCAGCCGGCACTGGGTGCTGTCATCAGTGAAGGGCCCAGGGCTGGATGAGCCCGGCGGTGGAGCTGAGGCGGATGCCGGCGCTGCCGGTGGCAGCGAGGGCAAGATCTGGTACAACCCCATCCCTGAAGATGAGGATCCCCAGCCTGGGAGCTCCTGGAAGACGTGGGGCGAAGGGAGCCGCGACGCTGAGAGGGGCCATGGTGGGGAGTCCCCCCTGAAGATGGGTTGGGAAGACCCCGCGAGCTCCGGACCCCACAGCGGCACGGCTCCAGCACTGCCTGGCCGAGGAGAGGAGCCGGGAGCCAGGAGGACCCAGGCTTGTG GAGAGTGTCCCCTGGACCCCGCGGTCCTGTCCCCGTCTGCAGCACCCTATG GGAAGATGCCGATCCCATGCGTGAGCTCAGGGACAGGGTTGACCACCCCCTCACCACCCGCCAGCCCCAAAAAGGGCCGTTCACTCACCAAAATGAAATCCCCGGGTACCGTTCGACGCCTTTCCATGAAGATGAAGAAACTGCCGGAATTACGGAGGAAGCTGAGCCTACGCAGCCCTCGGCCCCGGGGCCAAGAGGGTGGTGGCACGTCACCCTCCGAAACCCGCAAGGAATCCAGCAACGTCATCAGCCGCTATCACTTAGACAGCAGCGTGGCTTCCCAACCGGGGTTGCCACGAGTCAAAGCGGCTGGTAAAGGCGGCTACTTGAGCGATGGTGactccccagagctgctggctaAAGCCGGGGCGCATGCTGAACCGGAGGATGGGGAAAACGGGCTGGATGTGGGCGCTTTCCAGCCCTACAGCTGCGGGGAGGTGCCGCCGCGGTGCAGGCAGCCCATCTCCGGGTTGGTGAGCGTTCATCTTCACGGCGTACGGGACCTGAAGCCGCCGCGAGCCGAAGCCCGGGAGGTTTTCTGCGTCTTGCAGGTGGACGCGGCTAACCGGGCTCGCACGGCTTTGCTACCCTGTAAGACGGCGTTCCTCGGCCTCAACCATACCTTTAACCTGGAGCTCGAAGGTGCCCGGCATCTCAAGGTGATCATTTTCTCCTGGGATCCCACCTCCTGCCGCAACCGTCTCTGCTGCCACGGCACCGTGGTCCTGCCCCACATCTTCAGAG GTTGCCGGGCTCAGCAGCTGGCGGTACAGTTGCAACCCCGCGGTGTCCTCTACTCCAAATTCACTTTGGTGGAGCAGTGGGAAGGTCCTGGTGAGCGAGAAGCCCGTGTTTTCGGCGTGGAACTGGGCCAGCTGGTAGAGAGGGAGAAGGCAGCCACCAAAGTGCCCCTGCTCATCCAGAAATGCGTGGCCGAGATAGAGAAACGAGGGCTGAAG GTGGTGGGGTTGTACCGGCTCTGCGGCTCGGCCGCTGTCAAGAAGGAGCTCCGCGATGCCTTCGAGAGGGACAGCACAGCCGTGACGCTCTCGGAGCAGCTCTACCCGGACATCAACGTCATCACAG GGATCCTCAAGGATTACCTACGAGAGCTGCCAACGCCGCTCATCACCCCCACGCTCTACCATGTCGTCCTGGAGGCCATGGCCAAGCGATCCCCTCGGACCCCCCCGGGAGAGCGGGACGCTGTCACCCTACTCGACTGCCTGCCCGACGTCGAGAAG GCCACGCTGACGCGGCTCCTGGACCACCTCAGCTTGGTGGCCTCCTTCCACGACTTCAACCGCATGAACTCGCAGAACATTGCTGTCTGCTTCGGGCCCGTCCTGCTCACCCAAAACCAGGAACCCCGGCACACCGGTACCAGCATCGGCACCGGCACCCGCAGCTACACCCACAGCGAGGACATCGCCAGCGCTGTTGACTTCAAGAGGCACATCGAGGTGCTGCATTACCTGCTGCAGGCCTGGCCGGGTGAGCAAG CCCCccgctcagccccagcccccccacTTGGGGAGGGGGCTCAGCCACCTTGCCCTAAGCACCAGCGAGGGCCACCGCTGTGCCTGGACCTGCTGGAGAGCGCGGTGGTGGCCCGGCACCGTCCCCGAGGACCAGAGAGCCCCCCCAGCAACCGCTATGCCGGCGACTGGAGCATCTGCGACCACCAATTCCTCCTGGTACCTGGCACGGCCAGCGACACAGACTACGACGAGGTGGCAGAGGGTGACAACGAGACCGGGGTGCCAGTGCGGCGGTCCCCGCACCGGCGGACCCTCTTTGTGGCTGACTTCGCCCTGGGCGAGGAGCCCGAGGCGCCCTTTGGCCCCCGCCTCAACCTCAAGGACTTCGACGCGCTTATCCTTGACCTCGAGCGGGAGCTCGCCAAGCAGATCAACGTCTGCCTGTGA
- the SYDE1 gene encoding rho GTPase-activating protein SYDE1 isoform X2, whose translation MAEPLLRRTFSRLRGRDRPRGKKPEGKDREHPPPSPDSPVDPEAASAEPVPAASRKQNWAHFSCGGRDDRRPLPPKTSSEPADTGEPDLATSNPRLGIEPPGEEDVEPAEEAEAVNGSGELGGAGRSPGHGAYLQSLERSSRHWVLSSVKGPGLDEPGGGAEADAGAAGGSEGKIWYNPIPEDEDPQPGSSWKTWGEGSRDAERGHGGESPLKMGWEDPASSGPHSGTAPALPGRGEEPGARRTQACGECPLDPAVLSPSAAPYGKMPIPCVSSGTGLTTPSPPASPKKGRSLTKMKSPGTVRRLSMKMKKLPELRRKLSLRSPRPRGQEGGGTSPSETRKESSNVISRYHLDSSVASQPGLPRVKAAGKGGYLSDGDSPELLAKAGAHAEPEDGENGLDVGAFQPYSCGEVPPRCRQPISGLVSVHLHGVRDLKPPRAEAREVFCVLQVDAANRARTALLPCKTAFLGLNHTFNLELEGARHLKVIIFSWDPTSCRNRLCCHGTVVLPHIFRGCRAQQLAVQLQPRGVLYSKFTLVEQWEGPGEREARVFGVELGQLVEREKAATKVPLLIQKCVAEIEKRGLKVVGLYRLCGSAAVKKELRDAFERDSTAVTLSEQLYPDINVITGILKDYLRELPTPLITPTLYHVVLEAMAKRSPRTPPGERDAVTLLDCLPDVEKATLTRLLDHLSLVASFHDFNRMNSQNIAVCFGPVLLTQNQEPRHTGTSIGTGTRSYTHSEDIASAVDFKRHIEVLHYLLQAWPAPRSAPAPPLGEGAQPPCPKHQRGPPLCLDLLESAVVARHRPRGPESPPSNRYAGDWSICDHQFLLVPGTASDTDYDEVAEGDNETGVPVRRSPHRRTLFVADFALGEEPEAPFGPRLNLKDFDALILDLERELAKQINVCL comes from the exons ATGGCGGAGCCGCTGCTGCGACGAACCTTCTCCCGCCTGAGGGGCCGCGACCGGCCGCGCGGGAAGAAGCCGGAGGGCAAGGACAGAG aGCATCCCCCGCCGAGCCCCGACTCTCCGGTGGACCCCGAAGCGGCATCGGCGGAGCCGGTGCCTGCAGCATCCCGCAAGCAGAACTGGGCCCATTTCTCCTGCGGCGGCCGTGACGACAGGCGGCCGTTGCCTCCCAAAACCTCCTCGGAGCCAGCGGACACCGGCGAGCCAGACCTTGCCACCAGCAACCCCCGGCTTGGCATCGAACCACCCGGCGAGGAGGACGTGGAGCCGGCGGAGGAAGCCGAGGCGGTGAACGGCTCTGGGGAGCTTGGTGGTGCCGGTAGGAGCCCTGGGCACGGCGCTTACCTGCAGAGCTTGGAACGGAGCAGCCGGCACTGGGTGCTGTCATCAGTGAAGGGCCCAGGGCTGGATGAGCCCGGCGGTGGAGCTGAGGCGGATGCCGGCGCTGCCGGTGGCAGCGAGGGCAAGATCTGGTACAACCCCATCCCTGAAGATGAGGATCCCCAGCCTGGGAGCTCCTGGAAGACGTGGGGCGAAGGGAGCCGCGACGCTGAGAGGGGCCATGGTGGGGAGTCCCCCCTGAAGATGGGTTGGGAAGACCCCGCGAGCTCCGGACCCCACAGCGGCACGGCTCCAGCACTGCCTGGCCGAGGAGAGGAGCCGGGAGCCAGGAGGACCCAGGCTTGTG GAGAGTGTCCCCTGGACCCCGCGGTCCTGTCCCCGTCTGCAGCACCCTATG GGAAGATGCCGATCCCATGCGTGAGCTCAGGGACAGGGTTGACCACCCCCTCACCACCCGCCAGCCCCAAAAAGGGCCGTTCACTCACCAAAATGAAATCCCCGGGTACCGTTCGACGCCTTTCCATGAAGATGAAGAAACTGCCGGAATTACGGAGGAAGCTGAGCCTACGCAGCCCTCGGCCCCGGGGCCAAGAGGGTGGTGGCACGTCACCCTCCGAAACCCGCAAGGAATCCAGCAACGTCATCAGCCGCTATCACTTAGACAGCAGCGTGGCTTCCCAACCGGGGTTGCCACGAGTCAAAGCGGCTGGTAAAGGCGGCTACTTGAGCGATGGTGactccccagagctgctggctaAAGCCGGGGCGCATGCTGAACCGGAGGATGGGGAAAACGGGCTGGATGTGGGCGCTTTCCAGCCCTACAGCTGCGGGGAGGTGCCGCCGCGGTGCAGGCAGCCCATCTCCGGGTTGGTGAGCGTTCATCTTCACGGCGTACGGGACCTGAAGCCGCCGCGAGCCGAAGCCCGGGAGGTTTTCTGCGTCTTGCAGGTGGACGCGGCTAACCGGGCTCGCACGGCTTTGCTACCCTGTAAGACGGCGTTCCTCGGCCTCAACCATACCTTTAACCTGGAGCTCGAAGGTGCCCGGCATCTCAAGGTGATCATTTTCTCCTGGGATCCCACCTCCTGCCGCAACCGTCTCTGCTGCCACGGCACCGTGGTCCTGCCCCACATCTTCAGAG GTTGCCGGGCTCAGCAGCTGGCGGTACAGTTGCAACCCCGCGGTGTCCTCTACTCCAAATTCACTTTGGTGGAGCAGTGGGAAGGTCCTGGTGAGCGAGAAGCCCGTGTTTTCGGCGTGGAACTGGGCCAGCTGGTAGAGAGGGAGAAGGCAGCCACCAAAGTGCCCCTGCTCATCCAGAAATGCGTGGCCGAGATAGAGAAACGAGGGCTGAAG GTGGTGGGGTTGTACCGGCTCTGCGGCTCGGCCGCTGTCAAGAAGGAGCTCCGCGATGCCTTCGAGAGGGACAGCACAGCCGTGACGCTCTCGGAGCAGCTCTACCCGGACATCAACGTCATCACAG GGATCCTCAAGGATTACCTACGAGAGCTGCCAACGCCGCTCATCACCCCCACGCTCTACCATGTCGTCCTGGAGGCCATGGCCAAGCGATCCCCTCGGACCCCCCCGGGAGAGCGGGACGCTGTCACCCTACTCGACTGCCTGCCCGACGTCGAGAAG GCCACGCTGACGCGGCTCCTGGACCACCTCAGCTTGGTGGCCTCCTTCCACGACTTCAACCGCATGAACTCGCAGAACATTGCTGTCTGCTTCGGGCCCGTCCTGCTCACCCAAAACCAGGAACCCCGGCACACCGGTACCAGCATCGGCACCGGCACCCGCAGCTACACCCACAGCGAGGACATCGCCAGCGCTGTTGACTTCAAGAGGCACATCGAGGTGCTGCATTACCTGCTGCAGGCCTGGCCGG CCCCccgctcagccccagcccccccacTTGGGGAGGGGGCTCAGCCACCTTGCCCTAAGCACCAGCGAGGGCCACCGCTGTGCCTGGACCTGCTGGAGAGCGCGGTGGTGGCCCGGCACCGTCCCCGAGGACCAGAGAGCCCCCCCAGCAACCGCTATGCCGGCGACTGGAGCATCTGCGACCACCAATTCCTCCTGGTACCTGGCACGGCCAGCGACACAGACTACGACGAGGTGGCAGAGGGTGACAACGAGACCGGGGTGCCAGTGCGGCGGTCCCCGCACCGGCGGACCCTCTTTGTGGCTGACTTCGCCCTGGGCGAGGAGCCCGAGGCGCCCTTTGGCCCCCGCCTCAACCTCAAGGACTTCGACGCGCTTATCCTTGACCTCGAGCGGGAGCTCGCCAAGCAGATCAACGTCTGCCTGTGA